The following proteins are co-located in the candidate division KSB1 bacterium genome:
- a CDS encoding acetolactate decarboxylase, producing the protein MNIKNRLGIILMLCLSINCQPQPKKGVHVAGALRKMMFDADISAKIDLKSLENTKNLYGLGALANLKGEILIFAGVPFITSVKNGMVKLDQSYDHQAALLVYTEQANWQPIDIPESIVSLKDLEIFISKASVEYSIPQDQPYPFLIRGKVKSAQWHVIDWPEGDTEHTHAKHKASGLHGTIADETVEILGFYSDKHHGVFTHHTTNIHLHVKNQAGNIAGHLDELSLGKGMTLFLPVN; encoded by the coding sequence ATGAATATCAAAAACCGGTTAGGCATAATTTTAATGCTGTGTTTATCAATAAATTGTCAGCCTCAACCTAAGAAGGGTGTTCATGTAGCTGGGGCATTGAGAAAAATGATGTTTGATGCGGATATAAGTGCCAAAATCGATCTGAAATCTCTGGAGAATACTAAAAATTTATATGGCTTGGGTGCACTGGCAAATTTAAAAGGAGAAATCCTCATTTTTGCAGGGGTGCCTTTTATCACTTCTGTTAAAAACGGCATGGTTAAACTGGATCAATCTTACGACCATCAAGCTGCGTTGCTGGTGTATACAGAACAAGCGAATTGGCAACCAATCGATATTCCTGAGAGTATCGTATCCTTAAAGGATCTTGAGATTTTTATATCGAAAGCTTCGGTGGAGTACTCAATTCCTCAGGATCAACCTTATCCTTTTCTCATTCGAGGTAAAGTAAAATCAGCACAGTGGCATGTTATCGATTGGCCAGAAGGAGATACGGAGCACACACACGCAAAGCACAAAGCATCGGGATTACATGGAACAATTGCTGATGAAACAGTCGAAATACTCGGATTTTATTCAGACAAACATCATGGTGTTTTTACTCATCATACCACTAATATACATTTGCACGTAAAAAACCAAGCGGGTAATATTGCCGGCCATCTGGATGAACTTTCATTGGGTAAAGGCATGACTTTGTTCTTACCGGTGAATTGA